Genomic window (Deltaproteobacteria bacterium):
TCTGCGGAAAAATGAATCTGCGTCTTCCGCAGATGGGGTTTAAAACCATGGTTCAGTTGATGTGGATGGCCGATATCTCGCCCGCCCCCGCCTCGCACGTGAATTTTTTAAGGTATCTTTGTATAGCGGACGGGGCAAAGGCAAAGAAGGATCTCGGGTTTGTGCCGCAATTTTCAACCAAGGAAGCCCTCTTGAGTTTTGTGGGAGCGGAGCGGTTGAGGGAGGTGCGGTTGATAGAGGCATAACATGCAAGAAGACAACACCAAAAAACAGCCGGCGCCCCTTCATCTTCTTCCCTTGAAGTCCAAAAAAGGGGTTTTAAATCTCCCCACCCCCCCTTTGCCAAAGGGGGGGGATCCCGATTCCCCCACTTTGAAAAAGGGGGGCCAGGGGGGATTTTCTGATGAGAAAACCGATTTTTCACGCCTGGCCGAGCGTCTCGAGAAAAAAATCGGTCGGATCGAGACGGAGTTTCGTGATTCCATCACCCTTTTAAACCGCGACATCCGTGATCTGCTTCATCAAAAGAACGTTGCCTTCGACGAAAAGACGGTTCAGGCCGAATTAAACGCCCTCTATGGGCAACTTGAGGCGCGGATGCAAAAAACCGTCGAGGAGCTCTCCCGCCGCGAGGCCGGAAAGCGCGAGGACAAAGACGCAGTCCGGGTCATCAAGGACAAAACCGCCCAGCTCACCCGCCTTCTCTCGCTCGATTTTTACAAGTCGGTTTTGGGAAGGCTCACCAGCGCCGAACACGAGGAAGAGGTTGACCCTTTCGGCATGGACTATCGTCTGGTGGAAAAGATCAAGCCGCTCTTTGATTTTCTCTACTCAAAATACTGGCGGGTCTCCGTCACCGGCATCGCCAACATTCCCAACGAGGGAAAGGCCCTTATTGTCGCCAACCATTCCGGAACCATGCCGTACGACGGAGCCATGATCAAAACAGCCATTTTAAACGAGCACCCCAAGAGGAAGGACGCCCGCTTTCTGGTGGAGGATTTTGTCTATCACATGCCCATCCTTGGAACTTTTATGTACCGGATCGGCGGCGTCCGCGCCTGCCCCGAAAATGCCGAGCTCCTTTTGAACGCCGGCCATCTCGTGATTGTCTTCCCC
Coding sequences:
- a CDS encoding acyltransferase family protein, with translation MQEDNTKKQPAPLHLLPLKSKKGVLNLPTPPLPKGGDPDSPTLKKGGQGGFSDEKTDFSRLAERLEKKIGRIETEFRDSITLLNRDIRDLLHQKNVAFDEKTVQAELNALYGQLEARMQKTVEELSRREAGKREDKDAVRVIKDKTAQLTRLLSLDFYKSVLGRLTSAEHEEEVDPFGMDYRLVEKIKPLFDFLYSKYWRVSVTGIANIPNEGKALIVANHSGTMPYDGAMIKTAILNEHPKRKDARFLVEDFVYHMPILGTFMYRIGGVRACPENAELLLNAGHLVIVFPEGVKGIGKLYRERYKLQRFGRGGFIKLCMKTGAPLVPVGVVGAEEIHPIMMKSNILAKTIGVPYIPITPTFPLLGLLGCVPLPSKWFIHFGEPIRLDSYGPKAMDDELLVHKLSEKVRMNIQEIIFDLLRKRRSVWLG